Within Caulobacter segnis, the genomic segment GCCGGTGGTGCTGTTCTTCGTGATCCAGGCCATCGCCGGCAAGGTCGACGCCTTTGCGGCGTTGGGCGCAATGCTGATGGGCGTGATCGTCACCGGTCTGTTCGTCGCCATCTCGATGACCAGCGGCGGCGGCGCCTGGGACAACGCCAAGAAGGTCATCGAGGAAGGCTTCACCGACAAGAACGGCGTTCTGCACAAGAAGGGCGGCGACACCCACAAGGCCGCCGTCACCGGCGACACCGTCGGCGACCCCTACAAGGACACCTCGGGTCCGGCCGTGAATCCGATGATCAAGATCACCAATATCGTGGCCCTGCTGCTGCTGGCGGTGCTGGCCCACGGCGTCTGATCTCGGTCAGCGCCTGAAACTGGAACGCCCCGGAGGAGACTCCGGGGCGTTTTGTTATGGGGACGTTCGTTACGGGGGCCGAGGCCCTAGTAGACGTCCTCGAGATCCATTTCGGACAGTGCGTCCTGGATCTCGATCTGCGGCGCCCCGCGGCGCTCGACGCCCTGGAAGTCGTGGTCGATCTTCCGGCGGCGACAGGGGCCGAAATACTCACTGGCCCGCACGAAGGGACGGGGGTTGTTCACGATCTCATTGATGCGGTGCATGACCCCGCGCGCCGTCAGCGGCTTGGCCAGGAACTCGGTGACCCCGGCCATGCGGGCGTCGTTCAGCGTGCGCTGGGTGGCGTGGCCGGTCATCATGATCACCGGCACATAGGGGTTGGGGCTTGCCGTCGAGGTGCGGATCCAGCGGATGAACGCCAGGCCGTCGACCGGATGCATCATCAGGTCGGTGAAGATCAGGTCGATCTCTTGCGCCTGAAAGATCTTCAGCGCCTCCAGGCCGTCGCTGGCCTCGCGGATCTTGCGCACGCCGGCGGCCTTCAGAATCTGGCTCACGACCCTGCGCATGTTCGCGTTGTCGTCGACGAGCAGGATGGCCACGTCGCGAAGATCCATTCCCTCCACAGTGCGCCTCCCGTCTCTATGGTGAATTCACCCGCCGAAAACTTGGGTGACCAAGGTTATGAGTTTGGGCAAACTTGGGTTTATGAAATGTTTAGGCTTTGAACTTCTGTCGCGGGAAAGAAGGTCAATTTCAAATTTACTGTAAACACGGTGCGCTACACTGAATGGATGTGGCTGGTCGGCTGGATGGCGCGCACGAAAAAGCCGCCCACCTCGCGGCGGACGGCTTTGGAAGGCTGTCGAATTGTCGACGAGAGGCGCTAGCGGCGATCGCCCGGACGCTGGCCCGGCGCCTCGTCGTCCTGCGGGAGCATGCCGCCACGACCGACGTTGCCCAGCAGCTGTTCGAGGATGGTCATCTCGCGGCCGCGGGTCGGGGTCTCACGACCGTTGTAGGCGATGACCTTGCCGTCCTTCAGCGTGTAGGTGTTCACCGAGGCGACCTTTTCGTCGGCCGGGTTGAACTTGATGGCCACGACATCGCGCTTGATCACGCGCGGCATGTAGAAGGCCACCCGGTCGGTGGTCTGCGAGATGTAGTACCAGGTGTTGTTGTCGAAGGTCGAAACCGCCGACGGCGAGCCCAGCTTTTCCATCAGGGTCGACTTGCTGTCCTCGCCGACCTTCATGTCGGCGGGCTTGGCCTCGATGGCCTGAAAGCCGGAGTAGCTGGTCAGCGGCGTGCAGGCGGAAGTGGCGATCGCCAGGCCCAGAGCGGCGGCGGCGAAAACGGCGGGGCGAGACATCAAGGCTCCGAACCGGAAAAATGCAGACTTTGACCTATCGCCCGCGGGAGCTTAGTTCAATGCCCGCGTGAAAGCGGACCCCGCGTCTAGCGGGATGTCGCGGCGAAATCGAGGCGTTTCATGTTTCTGGATCGGTGGCTCAAGCCCAGGCCCGCGAAGGCGGCGGGCGCCAAGCTCTATGCTGGAGCCGTCGGCCAGGCGCGGTCCGCGACCTTTTATCGTGACTTCGGCGTTCGCGACTCGATGGAGGGGCGCTTCGAGCTGTTCAGCCTGCACGTCATTCTCCTGATCGAGCGACTGAAGGGGCAGGGCGAGGCGGCGGCCGAGACCTCGCAGGCGGTGTTCGATTCCTACGTGAAGGGCCTGGATGACGCCTTCCGCGAGATCGGCGTGTCCGACACCTCGGTCGGCAAGAAGATGAAGAAGCTGGCCGGCGCCTTCTACGGCCGCCTGAAAGCCTATGACGAAGCGGTCGCTAGCCTGCCCGAGGCGACCGGCGTGGCCGATTTCCTGGCCCGCACAGCGTTCGAGGAGCGCGGCGAGGGTGATGTGGCGGCCCTGACCGCCTATGTGATCAAGACGCGCGCGGCGCTGGCGGAACAGCCGCTGGACGCCTTGCTGCAAGGAGATGTGACGTGGCCGAACCCGTGACCGCCGCCTGGCCCTGCGAGATCCCGCTGGCTCAGGTCGACCGCGGCGCCGTGAAACTGCGGCTGGAGCCGACGGCGGATCAGCGCAAGGCGATCGCCAAGCAATTGGGTCTGGTGAGCCTGGAGGCGCTGAGCGCCGAGGTCTATCTGACCTCGTGGCTGGACGGCGCCGAGGTGTCGGGCCTGCTTCGCGCCCGCGTGATCCAGACCTGCAGCGCGACGGCCGACGATTTCGAGACCCCGATCGACGCCCGCTTCGACCTGCGCGTCCTGCCGGCCAACAGCCAGAACGCGCCGCAGGAAGAGTTCGGCGACCTGGGCGCCGATCCCGACGGCGACGATCCGCCGGACGTGCTGGAGGGCGAGAAGATCGACGTCTCGGGCTATGTGGTCGAGCATCTGGCCCTGGAGCTGGATCCGTTCCCGCGCAAGCCGGGCGCGGTGTTCGTCCAGCCGCCAGAGCCGGGCGAAATCTCTCCGTTCGCGGCGCTCAAGAGCCTGAAATCGTCGGACGAATAGGCCGAAGACGCCCGACTCGACCGCTTGCGTGATATTCACGCGGATGTATCGTCCGCCGCCTTGAGGGCGACGGATGCCGCCTGCCGGAGCTCTAAGCGCCACGTGTCCCAATCCGTAGTCATCTCGGTCGACGCCATGGGTGGCGACCACGGTCCCTCCATCGTCGTGCCCGGCGTCGCCCTGGCGGCCCAGGCCCTTCCCGGAGTGCGGTTCCTGCTGCATGGCGACGGGGCGTTGATCGAGGCGGAGCTGGCCAAGCACCCCGCCGCCAAGGCGGTGAGCGAGGTCCGCCACTGCGACAAGGCCATCGGCATGGACGAAAAGCCCGCCCAGGCCATGCGCCGTGGCAAGGGCTCGTCGATGTGGAACACCATCGAGGCCCTGCGCGAGAACCAGGCCCACGCCTGCGTCTCGGCCGGCAACACCGGCGCCCTGATGGCCATCTCCAAGCTGATCCTGCGCATGGGCGCGGACCTGGAGCGGCCGGCCATCGTCGCCAACTGGCCGACGATGAAGGGGGTGACCGCGGTGCTGGACGTCGGCGCCAATGTCGAGAGCGACGCGGACCAGCTGGTCGAGTTCGCGATTATGGGCGCGGCCTTCCACCACGCCGTGCATGGCTCCAAGCGCCCGACCGTGGGCCTGCTGAACGTCGGCTCGGAAGAGCAGAAGGGGCACGAGGAAGTGCGGGAGGCCCACGCCATCCTGCGCGAGGCCAAGCTGGACTTCGACTATCACGGGTTCGTCGAGGGCAACGACATCGCCTATGGCACGGTGGACGTGGTGGTCACCGACGGTTTCACCGGCAACGTGGCCCTGAAGACCGCCGAGGGCCTGGCGCGCTTCTTCTCCAACGAGATCAAGTCGACCCTGACCTCGACGCCGCTGGCCATGCTGGGCGCGGCGATCGCCTCGGGCGCGCTGAAGAAGATGCGCCAGCGGCTGGATCCGGGCCGGGTGAACGGCGGGCCGCTTCTGGGCCTGAACGGAATCGTGGTGAAGAGCCACGGCGGCGCGGACGCGGGCGGCTTCGCCTCGGCGATCCGGGTCGCCACCAACCTCGCGCGCAGCGATTTCCGCGCCGAGATCGACAGAAATCTGAAGCGCCTGACCGCCGCCGCGGCCAAGGACGAGGCCCCGGGGCAGGGCCAGGATCAGGGAGCGGCCGAGTGAGCGTGACTCGTAGCGTAGTGACCGGCGTAGGCGCCTATCTGCCGCCGAAGGTCGTGACCAATGACGACCTGGCCAAGTTCGTCGACACCAGCGACGAATGGATCGTCGAGCGTACGGGCATTCGCCAGCGCCACCAGGCCGCCGACGACCAGCCGGTCTCGGACCTGGCCGTCGAAGCCGCCAGGGAGGCCCTGGAGGCCGCCGGCAAGACCGCCGCCGATGTCGACCTGATCATCGTCGCCACCACCACGGCCGACCTGACCTTTCCCGCCGTCGCCACCATGGTCCAGCGCAAGCTGGGCGCGCCGGTCGGCATCGCCTTCGACGTCCAGGCCGTCTGCTCGGGCTTCGTCTACGCCCTGAGCGTCGCCGACGGCTTCGTGGCGCGGGGCCACGCCAAGTGCGCCCTGGTCATCGGGGCCGAGACCATGACGCGCCTAATGGACTGGAGCGATCGCGGCACCTGCGTGCTGTTCGGCGACGGCGCCGGCGCCGTTGTTCTCGAGCCCAAGGAAGGCGAGGGGACCACGGCCGACCAGGGCATGCTGGGCTTCGCGTTGCGCGCCGACGGGACCAAGCAGGACCTGCTGTATGTCGACGGCGGCGTCTCGACGACCGGCACGGTCGGCAAGCTGCGCATGCTGGGCAACCAGGTCTTCAAGCACGCCGTGGTCAACATCTCCGAGGCCATCCACGCGGCCGCCGCCAAGGCCGGCGTCGCGGTGGCGGACGTCGACTGGTTCATTCCGCACCAGGCCAACCAGCGCATCCTGGCCGGCGTGGCCCACCGCTGCGGCATCGACGAGGAGAAGGTGATCTCGACGGTCGCCATCCACGCCAACACCTCGGCCGCTTCGATCCCGCTGGCCTTCGCCCACGGCGTCAAGGACGGTCGAATCAAGAAGGGCGACCTCTTGCTGCTGGAAGCCATGGGCGGCGGTCTGACCTGGGGCGCCTGCGTTCTGCGCCTTTAACGATCAAGCTGCGCAGGCTTGCGCACGGGCATGAACTCCTGACGTTGAGTCTTTGACTTCATGCGATAATCGCGGCATGTGGTCGTCGGTGAAGTCGGGCGCGGCCAGTTGAGGGCGGTCGCATCAAGTTCGGGTTCGCCGCCAGTACTCCATCGTAGGCGGCCCAGGCCGCCAAGATACGCGTGAAGGGGGTTGCATGAAGGGCGCTACTTTGACCCGAGCCGACCTGTGCGAGGCGGTTCATGAAGAGGTCGGACTGACCCGTCAGGACTGCGCCGGACTTGTCGAGCGCACCCTGGATCTCGTGGCCGAGGCGCTCGAGAACAGCGAAACCGTCAAGCTTTCCGGATTCGGCGTCTTCCAGGTCCGTTCCAAGCGGGCCCGCATGGGGCGCAATCCCAAGACCGGCGAGCCGGCCGAGATCGAACCCCGTCGGGTGATCGGCTTCCGCGCTTCCCAGGTCATGAAGGCGCGAATCGATCGCGCGCTGGGCGGCTAGGGAATCAAAGCGGTGGCGAAGGGGCCGAACGCCTTCCGCACGATTTCCGAGGCAGCCGACGAGCTGGGCGTGCCGCAGCACGTCCTGCGCTTCTGGGAAACCAAGTTCTCCTTCATCCGCCCGATGAAACGGGCCGG encodes:
- a CDS encoding response regulator is translated as MEGMDLRDVAILLVDDNANMRRVVSQILKAAGVRKIREASDGLEALKIFQAQEIDLIFTDLMMHPVDGLAFIRWIRTSTASPNPYVPVIMMTGHATQRTLNDARMAGVTEFLAKPLTARGVMHRINEIVNNPRPFVRASEYFGPCRRRKIDHDFQGVERRGAPQIEIQDALSEMDLEDVY
- a CDS encoding outer membrane protein assembly factor BamE, which translates into the protein MSRPAVFAAAALGLAIATSACTPLTSYSGFQAIEAKPADMKVGEDSKSTLMEKLGSPSAVSTFDNNTWYYISQTTDRVAFYMPRVIKRDVVAIKFNPADEKVASVNTYTLKDGKVIAYNGRETPTRGREMTILEQLLGNVGRGGMLPQDDEAPGQRPGDRR
- a CDS encoding ubiquinol-cytochrome C chaperone family protein, which produces MFLDRWLKPRPAKAAGAKLYAGAVGQARSATFYRDFGVRDSMEGRFELFSLHVILLIERLKGQGEAAAETSQAVFDSYVKGLDDAFREIGVSDTSVGKKMKKLAGAFYGRLKAYDEAVASLPEATGVADFLARTAFEERGEGDVAALTAYVIKTRAALAEQPLDALLQGDVTWPNP
- a CDS encoding YceD family protein, whose amino-acid sequence is MAEPVTAAWPCEIPLAQVDRGAVKLRLEPTADQRKAIAKQLGLVSLEALSAEVYLTSWLDGAEVSGLLRARVIQTCSATADDFETPIDARFDLRVLPANSQNAPQEEFGDLGADPDGDDPPDVLEGEKIDVSGYVVEHLALELDPFPRKPGAVFVQPPEPGEISPFAALKSLKSSDE
- the plsX gene encoding phosphate acyltransferase PlsX, coding for MSQSVVISVDAMGGDHGPSIVVPGVALAAQALPGVRFLLHGDGALIEAELAKHPAAKAVSEVRHCDKAIGMDEKPAQAMRRGKGSSMWNTIEALRENQAHACVSAGNTGALMAISKLILRMGADLERPAIVANWPTMKGVTAVLDVGANVESDADQLVEFAIMGAAFHHAVHGSKRPTVGLLNVGSEEQKGHEEVREAHAILREAKLDFDYHGFVEGNDIAYGTVDVVVTDGFTGNVALKTAEGLARFFSNEIKSTLTSTPLAMLGAAIASGALKKMRQRLDPGRVNGGPLLGLNGIVVKSHGGADAGGFASAIRVATNLARSDFRAEIDRNLKRLTAAAAKDEAPGQGQDQGAAE
- a CDS encoding beta-ketoacyl-ACP synthase III yields the protein MSVTRSVVTGVGAYLPPKVVTNDDLAKFVDTSDEWIVERTGIRQRHQAADDQPVSDLAVEAAREALEAAGKTAADVDLIIVATTTADLTFPAVATMVQRKLGAPVGIAFDVQAVCSGFVYALSVADGFVARGHAKCALVIGAETMTRLMDWSDRGTCVLFGDGAGAVVLEPKEGEGTTADQGMLGFALRADGTKQDLLYVDGGVSTTGTVGKLRMLGNQVFKHAVVNISEAIHAAAAKAGVAVADVDWFIPHQANQRILAGVAHRCGIDEEKVISTVAIHANTSAASIPLAFAHGVKDGRIKKGDLLLLEAMGGGLTWGACVLRL
- a CDS encoding integration host factor subunit alpha, with translation MKGATLTRADLCEAVHEEVGLTRQDCAGLVERTLDLVAEALENSETVKLSGFGVFQVRSKRARMGRNPKTGEPAEIEPRRVIGFRASQVMKARIDRALGG